Proteins encoded within one genomic window of Anastrepha ludens isolate Willacy chromosome 4, idAnaLude1.1, whole genome shotgun sequence:
- the LOC128861806 gene encoding uncharacterized protein LOC128861806, whose translation MSKPKTAVPSLSLSKEIMELKSLKRQGTVAKNSIVRIKTGLLDKTMSLDPIELECRLDILNSHSDKLMKCQSKIEEIDEEDIARGELEDLIVETKSVIKSILARNKSSIAETSFVAPHSSRLPKMSLPKFKGEYSEFKNFMSLFESLVHNDPTIPDIEKFNHLVNCLSGEALGTPSALSLRTMIDTVSAVYDSLLSLGDEKNITNAIIIHLVMSKVDTVTRSKWEEQLDYDKLPLWRECEAALNKRYQHLSADEASTSRLKPSSSHSIQKPHLHAGRTKAALVTSNIKQPVCPHCKSNDHSIPACPTFKTLSAQQRFEFAKSVPLCINCLRKGHSVSKCKADRCRVCNRSHHTLLHQYPVSFATAPQLSTSHAMHTTSTPDRVMLATAVVNVKGSSGEYLPARTLLDSGSQVNFMTEDLAQKLRIRRESTTLNIIGIGNATKKVRTKLNTFVKSRVNNYEFSAQFWIMRSISASHPDRNVNINGWKIPKNISLADPEFYKAQKVDLLLGAETFFELLAVGQIKASPNHPTLQKTLLGWVVSGKYASNQRPPPTVSSTLCHTEQDLANIDSIVQRFWAMEEIPSGASSTKFTTEQIECETFFVKTTKVVPSGRLQVRLPFKDDRKLLGNSYETASRRFQALERKTLKDPELRQMYLDFMNEYIELGHMSPTNNKIPSEPHYFIPHQCVLRPESTTTKLRVVFDASSRTSSQIALNEILMVGPTIQEELFIGRRGMPRKIYSDNATNFVGADRKLRELRDAFEAQQPEVQKYATDDGFTFAFIPPRAPHFGGLWEAAVKSAKHLLVRAIGNALLTAEELQTLLVEVEAVLNSRPLVPLSQDPNDGEALTPAHLLVGCPLRALPPAQVSMDPMRCCDRWQLVCCLKQQFWRLWSRNYLLGLQQRNKWFHPKRNLELNDLVLVQEDNTPPQQWVLGRVAAIVTGQDGKVRVADVATKTGVIKRPVHKLAVLPSDVEGP comes from the exons atGAGCAAGCCAAAGACAGCAGTTCCAAGTCTCTCTCTAAGTAAGGAGATTATGGAATTGAAATCACTAAAGCGCCAGGGAACTGTTGCGAAAAATAGTATAGTGCGCATAAAAACGGGTCTCCTCGATAAAACAATGTCGTTAGATCCAATTGAATTGGAGTGTCGACTGGACATTTTGAACTCTCATAGCGATAAGCTTATGAAGTGTCagtcgaaaattgaagaaatcgacGAGGAAGACATAGCCCGTGGGGAGTTAGAGGACCTAATAGTGGAAACTAAGtccgttataaaatctattctggcgagaaataaatcgtcaataGCCGAAACATCCTTTGTTGCACCTCACAGCTCGCGACTACCGAAAATGTCGCTACCGAAATTTAAAGgggaatattcagaatttaaaaattttatgagtctGTTCGAGAGTTTGGTGCACAACGATCCTACAATCCCAGACATTGAGAAATTTAATCACTTGGTTAACTGTCTGTCTGGTGAAGCTTTGGGAACG CCATCTGCGCTTTCATTGCGCACAATGATTGATACAGTGTCGGCTGTTTACGACTCGTTGCTGTCGTTAGGTGACGAGAAAAACATCACAAACGCTATCATAATTCATCTGGTAATGTCAAAAGTTGACACCGTTACTCGGTCAAAGTGGGAGGAACAGTTGGACTACGATAAGCTGCCATTATGGCGTGAGTGTGAGGCAGCATTAAATAAACGCTACCAACATTTATCTGCCGATGAAGCCTCAACGTCGAGGCTCAAGCCGTCAAGCAGTCACAGCATTCAGAAGCCCCACCTTCATGCGGGAAGGACGAAAGCTGCCTTAGTgacttcaaatataaaacaGCCGGTGTGTCCGCACTGTAAATCAAATGATCATAGTATACCCGCGTGTCCTACTTTTAAAACTCTCTCTGCTCAGCAGCGATTTGAGTTTGCTAAATCAGTCCCCTTATGCATAAATTGTTTGCGAAAGGGGCACTCAGTTTCAAAGTGCAAAGCGGATCGGTGTCGTGTTTGCAACCGTTCGCATCACACGTTGCTGCACCAGTACCCTGTATCCTTTGCAACTGCACCACAACTTTCGACCTCGCATGCCATGCACACGACGAGTACACCAGATCGGGTTATGTTGGCTACAGCCGTAGTCAACGTAAAAGGTAGCTCCGGAGAGTACCTTCCTGCACGAACCTTGCTGGATTCTGGATCTCAGGTGAATTTCATGACGGAGGATTTGGCGCAGAAATTACGAATTCGTCGCGAAAGTACGACCTTAAATATTATCGGCATCGGAAATGCAACCAAAAAAGTAAGGACGAAATTAAATACGTTTGTAAAATCGCGGGTCAATAATTATGAGTTTTCGGCACAGTTTTGGATAATGCGATCCATTTCAGCCAGCCATCCAGATCGTAACGTAAATATTAACGGCTggaaaattcctaaaaacattAGCTTAGCGGACCCAGAATTTTATAAGGCTCAAAAGGTAGACCTTTTGTTAGGTGCTGAAACATTTTTCGAGCTTTTAGCTGTAGGCCAGATCAAGGCCAGCCCCAATCACCCAACATTGCAAAAGACACTTTTAGGCTGGGTTGTGTCTGGCAAATACGCCTCCAACCAACGTCCTCCTCCCACAGTCAGTAGCACATTATGCCATACTGAACAAGATCTAGCAAATATAGATTCCATTGTCCAAAGGTTCTGGGCGATGGAAGAAATACCTTCAGGAGCTAGTTCGACAAAATTCACAACTGAACAAATAGAGTGTGAAACATTTTTCGTAAAAACTACTAAAGTTGTGCCTTCAGGAAGGCTTCAAGTAAGACTGCCTTTCAAAGATGACCGTAAGTTACTCGGTAATTCCTATGAAACCGCGTCTCGGCGGTTTCAGGCCCTGGAGAGAAAGACCTTGAAAGATCCAGAACTTCGTCAAATGTATCTGGACTTCATGAATGAATACATCGAATTGGGTCACATGAGCCCAACAAATAATAAGATCCCGAGTGAGCCACACTACTTCATTCCGCATCAATGCGTTCTTCGGCCTGAAAGTACGACGACTAAATTACGTGTTGTTTTCGACGCATCAAGTCGTACCTCTTCTCAAATTGCGTTGAATGAAATCTTGATGGTTGGGCCGACCATTCAAGAAGAGCT GTTCATTGGACGCCGAGGAATGCCGCGGAAAATATACAGCGACAACGCCACCAACTTCGTCGGCGCCGATCGCAAGCTTCGCGAGCTGAGGGATGCTTTCGAGGCCCAACAACCGGAAGTACAGAAATACGCAACGGACGACGGATTCACCTTCGCCTTTATACCACCCAGGGCACCGCACTTCGGCGGGTTATGGGAGGCGGCAGTGAAGTCCGCCAAACACCTTCTCGTGCGCGCAATCGGCAACGCGCTGCTCACCGCCGAAGAACTACAGACGCTGCTCGTCGAGGTCGAGGCCGTACTCAATTCGCGACCCCTGGTACCACTGAGTCAGGACCCGAACGATGGAGAGGCCCTAACACCAGCGCATCTACTAGTTGGGTGCCCCCTTCGAGCGCTGCCACCAGCCCAAGTATCGATGGACCCAATGCGTTGCTGCGACAGATGGCAACTTGTCTGTTGTCTCAAGCAACAGTTTTGGCGACTGTGGTCCAGGAACTACCTGTTGGGTCTTCAACAGAGGAACAAGTGGTTTCATCCGAAGCGCAACCTCGAGCTGAACGACCTCGTCCTGGTTCAGGAAGACAACACACCACCGCAGCAATGGGTGCTCGGCCGCGTCGCCGCAATCGTAACAGGGCAAGACGGCAAAGTCCGAGTAGCAGACGTGGCAACCAAAACGGGCGTAATTAAACGCCCCGTTCACAAGCTCGCCGTACTGCCATCAGACGTTGAAGGACCATGA